A DNA window from Sphingopyxis macrogoltabida contains the following coding sequences:
- the copC gene encoding copper homeostasis periplasmic binding protein CopC has protein sequence MFKSLLPSAAAAFALLITPVAASAHTKLVSSTPAANSTVSKVTSVNLQFNEKIVASTLKTELVMTGMPDMANHAPMKVPYSSMMGKEGKSAMLMLKRPLTPGTYKVKWSAAGADTHRMGSEFSFTVK, from the coding sequence ATGTTCAAGTCTCTTCTCCCCTCTGCAGCGGCGGCTTTCGCACTGCTTATCACGCCGGTCGCAGCGAGCGCTCACACCAAGCTCGTCAGCTCGACGCCGGCCGCCAATTCGACCGTTTCGAAGGTCACGTCGGTCAATCTGCAGTTCAACGAAAAGATCGTCGCCTCGACCCTCAAGACCGAGCTGGTCATGACCGGCATGCCCGACATGGCCAATCATGCACCGATGAAGGTGCCCTACTCGTCGATGATGGGCAAAGAGGGCAAGTCGGCGATGCTGATGCTCAAGCGGCCGCTGACGCCCGGAACCTACAAGGTCAAATGGTCGGCGGCCGGCGCCGATACCCATCGCATGGGTAGCGAATTCAGCTTCACCGTTAAGTAA
- a CDS encoding helix-turn-helix domain-containing protein: protein MTPNTASWSGSIMLGTGWALIDARIGISRPHSHVAHQISLAVERDLKISGDVDMIVPAGQGVAIASHVRHRLGPPGALVRSFYLDPLFRADARLSVGSVPVLLTPAELAGLDGIASGADAKRWASDYLDRSQARPVDARLSEALAAPDDLSSARALADVACLSPSRLREIVSRDFGVPPAKLLQWLQLQRAVRALVGGGGLADAAAAGGFADQSHFTRRCAQWLGVTPSAGLSAFAFEIVP from the coding sequence TTGACGCCCAACACCGCCTCCTGGTCGGGTTCGATCATGCTCGGGACCGGCTGGGCATTGATCGATGCGCGCATCGGGATCAGCCGTCCCCATAGCCATGTGGCGCATCAGATCAGCCTCGCCGTCGAACGCGACCTCAAAATTTCCGGCGACGTCGACATGATAGTCCCTGCCGGGCAAGGCGTCGCCATAGCGTCGCATGTCCGGCACCGCTTGGGGCCGCCGGGCGCCCTCGTGCGGTCATTCTATCTCGATCCGCTTTTTCGTGCCGATGCGCGCCTGTCCGTTGGATCGGTGCCTGTCCTGTTGACGCCGGCGGAGTTGGCCGGCCTCGATGGGATCGCAAGCGGCGCGGACGCGAAGCGCTGGGCGTCCGACTATCTCGACCGGTCGCAGGCGCGTCCGGTGGATGCACGCCTGTCCGAGGCGCTCGCGGCCCCTGATGATTTGTCGAGTGCCCGCGCCTTGGCCGACGTTGCCTGCCTCTCACCCTCGCGCCTGCGCGAAATCGTCAGCCGCGACTTCGGCGTGCCTCCGGCCAAATTGCTGCAATGGCTCCAGCTTCAACGCGCAGTGCGGGCGCTGGTCGGCGGCGGAGGTCTCGCCGACGCCGCGGCGGCAGGAGGCTTTGCCGATCAGTCGCACTTCACGCGCCGCTGCGCCCAATGGCTCGGAGTGACGCCTTCGGCTGGCCTCAGCGCCTTCGCGTTCGAAATCGTGCCCTGA
- a CDS encoding copper resistance system multicopper oxidase produces MERRRFVSGALGGGAAAAMAAWFPAWAQPVSSGITAPLPTVSGNDITLRIARQTMRIDGKVSRAIGINGTVPAPLVRLKEGQTARLTVVNDLDEESSIHWHGLILPFQMDGVPGVSFPGIKPRSTFVYEFPVVQSGTYWYHSHSGLQEQLGHYGPIVIDPAGADPIGYDREHVVVLSDHSQISPEAIFRKLKVNPGHFNMQRQTLSGLLAGKDQSLKERIEWGAMRMDPTDVADVNGSTYTFLVNGHGPRDNWTALFSPGERVRLRIVNASAMTIFNVRIPGLRMTVVQADGLNVVPTEIDEFQIAVAETYDVIVTPVEDRAYTLVAEANDRSGMGRATLAPRAGMVAEVPPLRERPLATMKDMGMGDMSGGSMAGMDHSGGDMGAMPMPASDPSCPPEHAKMGHCTPAGESGAMAGMDHGSGGGMQHSMRDFSVAPQVKRDPSVQTISPMPMDRMGEPGQGLEDVGHKVLTYHDLVALERNPDVRAASRSLDIHLTGNMERFMWSFDGVKMSDHHEPIPFIEGERVRVNLINDSMMSHPIHLHGHFFELVTGKGDRSPRKHTVLVQPGGVASFDFTADALGDWAFHCHLLYHMHAGMMRVVSVRPKGDGE; encoded by the coding sequence ATGGAAAGGCGTCGGTTCGTCAGTGGAGCTTTGGGCGGAGGGGCGGCTGCGGCGATGGCCGCATGGTTCCCGGCCTGGGCCCAGCCGGTGTCGTCCGGCATTACCGCGCCCCTCCCGACTGTATCCGGTAACGACATCACGCTGCGCATCGCGCGCCAGACGATGCGCATTGATGGCAAGGTCAGCCGCGCAATCGGGATCAACGGCACCGTGCCCGCGCCGCTCGTCCGGCTGAAGGAAGGCCAGACAGCGCGCCTGACCGTCGTCAACGATCTCGACGAGGAAAGCTCGATCCACTGGCACGGCCTGATCCTGCCGTTCCAGATGGACGGCGTGCCCGGCGTCAGCTTCCCGGGCATCAAGCCGCGCTCGACCTTTGTCTATGAATTCCCGGTCGTTCAGTCGGGGACCTATTGGTATCACAGCCATTCGGGATTGCAGGAGCAACTCGGCCACTATGGCCCGATCGTCATCGATCCCGCGGGCGCCGACCCGATCGGCTATGATCGCGAGCATGTCGTTGTACTCTCCGACCACAGCCAGATTTCGCCCGAGGCGATCTTCCGCAAGCTCAAAGTCAATCCCGGCCATTTCAACATGCAGCGCCAGACGCTGAGCGGTCTCCTTGCTGGCAAGGACCAGTCGCTGAAGGAACGGATCGAGTGGGGTGCCATGCGGATGGACCCGACCGACGTCGCTGACGTCAATGGTTCGACCTACACTTTCCTCGTCAACGGCCACGGCCCGCGCGACAACTGGACCGCGCTCTTCAGCCCGGGCGAGCGGGTGCGCCTGCGTATCGTCAATGCGTCGGCGATGACGATCTTCAACGTCCGCATCCCGGGCCTCAGGATGACCGTCGTCCAGGCTGACGGGCTCAATGTCGTGCCGACCGAGATCGACGAGTTCCAGATCGCGGTTGCCGAGACCTACGACGTCATCGTGACCCCGGTCGAGGACCGTGCTTATACGCTCGTTGCCGAGGCCAATGACCGCTCGGGCATGGGACGCGCGACGCTCGCGCCGCGCGCCGGCATGGTCGCCGAGGTGCCGCCGCTCCGCGAGCGGCCACTCGCGACGATGAAGGACATGGGCATGGGCGACATGTCGGGCGGCTCGATGGCGGGTATGGACCATTCGGGTGGCGATATGGGCGCCATGCCCATGCCGGCGAGCGATCCTTCCTGTCCCCCTGAACATGCCAAGATGGGCCATTGCACGCCAGCGGGAGAAAGCGGCGCGATGGCGGGCATGGATCATGGATCGGGCGGAGGCATGCAGCACAGCATGCGCGACTTCAGTGTCGCGCCGCAGGTCAAGCGCGACCCGAGCGTCCAGACGATCTCGCCGATGCCGATGGATCGCATGGGCGAGCCAGGGCAGGGACTTGAAGACGTCGGGCACAAGGTGCTGACGTACCACGATCTGGTGGCGCTCGAGCGCAACCCTGACGTGCGCGCTGCCTCGCGCTCTCTCGACATCCATCTGACAGGCAACATGGAACGCTTCATGTGGTCGTTCGACGGCGTGAAGATGTCCGACCATCACGAACCCATCCCCTTCATCGAGGGCGAGCGGGTGCGTGTGAACCTCATCAACGATTCGATGATGAGCCACCCGATCCACCTCCACGGCCATTTTTTCGAGCTGGTTACGGGCAAGGGCGATCGCTCGCCGCGCAAGCATACGGTGCTCGTCCAGCCGGGCGGGGTCGCGAGCTTCGATTTCACCGCCGACGCGCTCGGCGACTGGGCGTTCCATTGCCACCTTCTCTATCACATGCACGCGGGGATGATGCGCGTCGTCAGCGTCCGTCCGAAGGGAGACGGCGAATGA
- a CDS encoding class I SAM-dependent methyltransferase yields MPDPTPVARSYTPAAGYHILTPLYDFGVAVTTRERVWRDRLVRYMALGEGDVILDIGSGTGNLALAIARHSRDVRYLGFDPDEAATRIARTKTAQIVPPPEFRVGFFAASAIDDWPSPSKIAICLVLHQVGLKEKARLLREARQVLAPGGKLYVADYGEQRGRLMRLLFRLTIQQLDGVQDTQPNADGLLPVLMREAGFCDVRELETFRTPTGAIAIIEARKPGT; encoded by the coding sequence ATGCCCGACCCGACACCCGTAGCCAGATCCTATACGCCAGCGGCAGGCTATCACATCCTGACGCCCCTTTATGATTTCGGCGTCGCGGTGACGACGCGTGAGCGCGTGTGGCGCGACCGTCTCGTTCGCTATATGGCGCTCGGCGAGGGTGACGTCATTCTCGATATCGGCTCGGGTACGGGAAATCTCGCGCTGGCGATCGCTCGCCATAGCCGGGACGTCCGCTATCTTGGTTTCGACCCCGACGAGGCCGCGACGCGAATTGCCCGAACGAAGACCGCGCAGATTGTTCCACCGCCGGAGTTTCGAGTTGGCTTTTTCGCGGCTTCGGCGATCGATGACTGGCCCTCGCCTTCCAAGATTGCGATCTGCCTCGTCCTTCATCAGGTCGGGCTTAAGGAAAAGGCACGTCTGCTACGCGAGGCCCGGCAGGTGCTCGCGCCGGGCGGCAAACTCTATGTCGCCGACTATGGGGAACAGCGCGGCCGCCTCATGCGGTTGCTGTTCCGCCTGACGATCCAGCAGCTCGACGGCGTCCAGGACACCCAACCCAACGCCGATGGATTGCTCCCGGTGCTGATGAGAGAGGCAGGCTTCTGCGATGTTCGCGAACTTGAGACGTTCCGCACGCCAACCGGTGCGATCGCGATCATCGAGGCCCGAAAGCCTGGGACCTGA
- a CDS encoding YybH family protein has translation MRGIKQAMFGLALVIAVPAHAVPTPDYQAATATLAQYKQAIESRDLSGVEALFAPDAQIFESGGVEGNFVHYRDHHLAPELKAFKSFAFKGYKVSVRGEGEVAIATETYSYTIILASGETVERDGVATSVLKWTDGKWRIINLHSSSRKPKS, from the coding sequence ATGAGAGGTATCAAACAGGCGATGTTCGGGCTGGCGCTGGTCATCGCGGTTCCCGCCCACGCGGTGCCAACCCCTGATTATCAGGCGGCGACGGCGACGCTGGCGCAATATAAGCAGGCGATCGAGAGCCGCGACCTGTCGGGCGTCGAAGCCTTGTTCGCGCCCGACGCCCAGATCTTCGAGTCGGGCGGTGTCGAAGGAAATTTCGTCCATTATCGCGACCACCACCTCGCGCCCGAGCTCAAGGCGTTCAAGTCCTTCGCCTTCAAGGGCTATAAGGTTTCGGTGCGGGGCGAAGGCGAGGTTGCGATCGCGACCGAGACCTATTCCTACACGATCATACTCGCGAGTGGCGAAACGGTCGAACGCGATGGCGTTGCGACGAGCGTACTCAAATGGACAGACGGCAAATGGCGGATCATCAACCTGCACAGTTCTTCGCGCAAACCGAAGTCCTGA
- the copD gene encoding copper homeostasis membrane protein CopD produces MGDPVLIGIRFALYADLMLIAGLAAFPLYALTRSERLAPQSMMASIWRAERWLCAAGLLLSILGMGVLAASMQGVGLLSLELQPFWDLVRETDVGTAWVYRSAALLLALAVAIWMVRWPTTSAAVLAAAGSVAVASLVWSGHAGATEGAAGTVHRISDILHLIAAAVWIGAIGAFLILISPRRVREWPGGLQIGARSLDQFSRVGTICVLVIAATGLINSQMIVGAENLGRSLGSPYGQLLLAKLALFGLMLALAAANRWRLTPALAAAAAGDDAESVDSDPDAALAAMRRSLIIEASAALAILALVAWFGTLEPFVVADPV; encoded by the coding sequence GTGGGGGACCCCGTCCTGATCGGCATCAGGTTCGCACTTTATGCGGACCTGATGCTCATCGCTGGCCTTGCTGCGTTCCCGCTCTATGCGCTGACACGAAGCGAACGCCTTGCGCCGCAGTCGATGATGGCCTCGATCTGGCGCGCAGAGCGATGGCTCTGCGCCGCCGGACTGCTACTCTCCATCTTGGGGATGGGCGTGCTCGCGGCTTCGATGCAGGGTGTGGGGCTCCTCTCCCTGGAACTCCAGCCTTTCTGGGACCTTGTGCGCGAGACCGACGTCGGCACAGCTTGGGTCTACCGGAGCGCAGCGCTGCTGCTCGCGCTGGCAGTCGCGATCTGGATGGTCCGCTGGCCGACAACTTCGGCCGCCGTGCTCGCGGCCGCAGGCTCGGTGGCCGTCGCGAGTCTGGTCTGGTCCGGCCACGCCGGCGCGACCGAAGGCGCCGCAGGCACCGTGCACCGGATCAGCGACATCTTGCACCTAATCGCAGCCGCGGTCTGGATCGGCGCGATCGGCGCCTTCCTGATCCTGATCTCACCACGTCGCGTCCGCGAATGGCCGGGCGGACTCCAAATTGGGGCGCGAAGCCTCGATCAATTTTCGCGCGTCGGCACGATCTGCGTCCTCGTTATTGCCGCCACCGGTCTCATCAATAGCCAGATGATCGTCGGCGCCGAGAATCTCGGCCGGTCTCTCGGGTCACCTTATGGACAATTGCTCCTTGCCAAGCTCGCGCTGTTTGGACTGATGCTTGCGCTCGCGGCCGCCAATCGTTGGCGACTGACGCCTGCGCTCGCGGCGGCCGCCGCAGGCGACGATGCAGAAAGCGTCGATTCCGATCCAGATGCAGCGCTCGCGGCTATGCGCAGGAGCCTGATCATCGAAGCATCGGCCGCGCTCGCCATACTCGCGCTGGTTGCCTGGTTCGGGACGCTCGAGCCGTTCGTCGTCGCCGATCCGGTTTGA
- a CDS encoding RNA polymerase sigma factor — protein sequence MSADLSQCSDQDLAGFARAHREDAYRELLRRYKTGVYRLIVKQIGDADEAMDLTQETFVSGFSALDRYDGDRPFRTWIARIALNKCRDWARRRKVRAFFSRALPLENAHHVASDGPAPDSAATDRRELAKVRGAIDQLPQNLREVLLLRGVDEVSQAETAVILRVSEKTVETRLYRARTRLRELLAGTSASTEG from the coding sequence GTGAGCGCCGACCTATCGCAATGTAGCGACCAGGATCTGGCGGGGTTTGCGCGCGCGCACCGCGAGGACGCCTATCGCGAGTTGCTGCGCCGTTATAAAACGGGTGTCTACCGGCTCATCGTAAAGCAGATCGGCGATGCCGACGAGGCGATGGATTTGACGCAGGAGACGTTCGTCTCCGGTTTTTCGGCGCTCGATCGCTATGATGGCGATCGTCCCTTCCGCACATGGATCGCCCGTATCGCGCTCAACAAATGTCGCGACTGGGCACGACGGCGAAAGGTGCGGGCCTTTTTCTCCCGCGCGCTCCCGCTCGAAAATGCGCATCACGTAGCAAGCGATGGTCCTGCGCCCGATTCCGCGGCGACCGACAGGCGAGAGCTCGCCAAGGTTCGCGGGGCGATCGATCAACTGCCGCAGAATTTGCGCGAAGTCTTGCTCCTGCGCGGTGTCGACGAGGTCAGTCAGGCCGAAACCGCGGTCATTTTGCGCGTCAGCGAGAAGACGGTCGAAACTCGCCTCTACCGAGCGCGGACCAGGCTCCGGGAATTACTCGCGGGAACATCCGCGAGTACGGAGGGTTGA
- a CDS encoding periplasmic heavy metal sensor: MPSRRLLLVGLIAFAAAIAGVFVGRLVADAPRASETELHALLHGQLDLTPEQETKLERIEADFAGRRQALELEMRAANVRLAQAIEAEHGYGPRVTEAIDETHEVMGTLQKETLQHLFAMRGVLNPDQAEMFDKSVVKALTADAR, from the coding sequence ATGCCGTCGCGCCGTCTTCTTCTCGTGGGGCTCATTGCTTTCGCCGCGGCGATTGCCGGCGTGTTCGTCGGCCGTCTGGTGGCTGATGCGCCCAGAGCCAGCGAAACCGAACTTCATGCGCTTCTTCACGGTCAACTTGACCTGACCCCGGAGCAGGAAACGAAACTCGAGCGGATCGAAGCCGACTTCGCCGGTCGCCGCCAGGCGCTTGAACTCGAGATGCGCGCCGCCAACGTTCGGCTCGCGCAGGCGATCGAAGCCGAGCATGGCTATGGACCGCGCGTCACCGAGGCGATCGACGAGACGCATGAGGTGATGGGGACATTGCAGAAGGAAACGCTCCAGCATCTCTTCGCGATGCGCGGGGTTCTCAACCCCGATCAAGCGGAGATGTTCGACAAGAGCGTGGTCAAGGCGCTGACCGCCGATGCGCGGTGA
- a CDS encoding heavy metal translocating P-type ATPase, producing MHDHQGAEKGSGSTTDPVCGMMVDPATTPHTATHSGKHHYFCSADCLAKFEADPDLYAAKREPAAADAPEGAIWTCPMHPEIQRPGPGSCPICGMALEPIMPAASDGPSEEYRDMRRRFWIGLLLALPVVALEMGGHLTGLHQYVGRQTSNWIQMLLATPVVLWAGWPFFERAWLSVRNKSLNMFTLIAMGTGVAWGYSMIAAIAPQIFPAAFRAADGSVAVYFEAAAVITVLVLLGQVLELRARETTSGAIRALLDLTPKLARRVRSDGSDEEVALEEVAVGDMLRIRPGEKVPVDGIVVEGRGTVDESMVTGESMPVTKEAGAALIGGTINQTGGLLMRSEKVGRDTMLARIVQMVADAQRSRAPIQRLADTVSGWFVPGVIVVAIVAFIVWSLLGPSPAMAYGLIAAVSVLIIACPCALGLATPMSIMVGVGRGAEAGVLIKNAEALERMEKVDTLVVDKTGTLTEGRPSVVAIEVADGFEEQDLLRIAASLERSSEHPLAAAIVKAAEDRGLALVEPSGVDQPVGKGIVGVVDKKAIVLGNANFLEEYDVDLGTLTEAADRLRGDGATAIYIAVNGKAAGVIAIADPVKETTGAALAALREAGIKVIMLTGDNRVTAEAIARRLGIDDVEADVLPDQKSAVVQRLREEGRIVAMAGDGVNDAPALAAADVGIAMGSGTDVAIESAGVTLLRGDLLGIVRARHLSHATMANIRQNLFFAFAYNVAGIPVAAGVLYPVFGLLLSPIIAAAAMALSSVSVIANSLRLRFVKI from the coding sequence ATGCACGATCATCAGGGCGCAGAAAAAGGCAGCGGGAGCACGACCGATCCCGTTTGCGGCATGATGGTCGATCCGGCCACCACACCTCACACCGCGACGCATAGCGGCAAGCATCACTATTTCTGCAGCGCGGACTGCCTCGCCAAATTCGAGGCCGATCCCGATCTTTATGCCGCAAAACGCGAGCCCGCCGCAGCCGATGCACCCGAAGGCGCCATCTGGACCTGCCCGATGCATCCCGAAATCCAGCGCCCCGGCCCTGGAAGCTGCCCGATCTGCGGCATGGCACTCGAGCCCATCATGCCAGCCGCATCGGACGGCCCAAGCGAAGAATATCGCGACATGCGGCGGCGCTTCTGGATCGGACTCCTTCTCGCCCTTCCCGTGGTCGCGCTCGAAATGGGCGGCCATCTGACGGGTCTCCACCAATATGTCGGTCGCCAGACGAGCAACTGGATCCAGATGCTGCTCGCGACCCCCGTCGTTCTATGGGCGGGCTGGCCCTTCTTCGAGCGCGCCTGGCTCTCGGTCCGCAACAAGAGCCTCAACATGTTCACTCTCATTGCGATGGGGACGGGGGTCGCGTGGGGCTACAGCATGATCGCGGCGATCGCCCCGCAAATCTTTCCGGCCGCCTTCCGCGCCGCCGACGGCTCCGTCGCGGTCTATTTCGAGGCCGCCGCGGTCATCACGGTGCTGGTGCTGCTCGGGCAGGTGCTCGAACTCAGGGCGCGCGAGACGACGAGCGGCGCGATCCGTGCGCTTCTGGACCTCACGCCCAAGCTTGCCCGCCGCGTCCGCAGCGATGGAAGCGACGAGGAGGTAGCGCTCGAGGAAGTCGCGGTCGGCGACATGCTGCGCATCCGTCCGGGCGAAAAAGTCCCGGTCGATGGCATCGTCGTAGAAGGCCGCGGCACGGTCGACGAATCGATGGTTACGGGCGAATCGATGCCAGTCACCAAGGAGGCCGGCGCGGCGCTGATCGGCGGAACGATCAACCAGACGGGCGGCCTGCTCATGCGCAGCGAGAAGGTCGGGCGCGACACGATGCTCGCGCGGATCGTACAGATGGTCGCCGATGCGCAGCGCAGCCGCGCGCCGATCCAGCGTCTCGCTGATACCGTTTCGGGCTGGTTCGTGCCCGGCGTCATAGTGGTTGCTATTGTCGCTTTCATCGTCTGGTCGCTTCTCGGCCCCTCGCCCGCCATGGCCTATGGCCTCATCGCCGCCGTCTCGGTGCTCATCATCGCCTGCCCGTGCGCGCTCGGCCTTGCGACGCCGATGTCGATCATGGTCGGCGTGGGGCGCGGCGCCGAAGCCGGCGTGCTGATCAAGAATGCCGAGGCGCTTGAACGGATGGAAAAGGTTGACACGCTCGTCGTCGACAAGACCGGGACGCTGACCGAAGGCCGGCCCTCGGTCGTCGCCATCGAAGTCGCCGACGGCTTCGAAGAGCAGGATCTGCTCCGGATTGCCGCGAGCCTTGAGCGCAGCAGCGAACATCCATTGGCCGCCGCGATCGTCAAGGCGGCCGAAGACCGCGGCCTCGCGCTCGTCGAGCCATCGGGCGTCGACCAGCCGGTCGGCAAGGGCATCGTCGGGGTCGTCGATAAAAAGGCGATCGTCCTCGGCAATGCGAACTTTCTCGAAGAATATGACGTCGATCTGGGCACGCTCACCGAGGCGGCGGACCGGCTTCGCGGAGACGGCGCAACGGCGATCTACATCGCGGTCAACGGCAAGGCGGCCGGCGTCATCGCCATCGCCGATCCAGTCAAGGAGACGACGGGCGCGGCACTCGCGGCGCTGCGCGAAGCCGGAATCAAGGTCATCATGCTCACCGGCGACAATCGCGTCACCGCGGAAGCCATCGCGCGGCGCCTCGGCATCGACGACGTTGAGGCCGATGTCCTCCCCGACCAGAAGAGCGCGGTCGTCCAGCGGCTGCGCGAAGAGGGCCGGATCGTCGCGATGGCCGGCGACGGGGTCAACGACGCCCCCGCGCTCGCCGCCGCCGACGTCGGCATCGCGATGGGCTCGGGAACCGACGTCGCCATCGAAAGCGCGGGTGTGACGCTGCTGCGCGGTGATCTGCTGGGCATCGTGCGCGCGCGGCATCTCAGCCATGCGACGATGGCGAACATCCGTCAGAATCTCTTCTTTGCTTTCGCCTATAATGTCGCCGGGATTCCGGTCGCAGCGGGTGTGCTCTATCCGGTCTTCGGGCTGCTCTTGTCGCCGATCATCGCCGCCGCCGCGATGGCGCTCTCGTCGGTGAGCGTCATCGCCAATTCGCTGCGGCTCCGGTTCGTGAAAATCTGA
- a CDS encoding TolC family protein: protein MRLFFAAAVLALPTALHTEPMSLDDALRLAETRAPELQAREAGLDAAQSAAIAADRLPDPKLNIVLQDFPVTGPDAGRLNRDDFTMQVIGISQDFPNPAKRRARATRAQADIGIARADEAVTAQDVRLATALAWVDLFYAKKRLKELEMLDAGLGDLQATVTARLASGAARPAQALEPEQLRAAVSDRRSALAAEITRARAQLARFTGDPAADTAGDPPPPMVNEIALRAGIDALPRLRALDARALAADAETGLARADKRPDWSVNAAYGRREPNYGDLVTLGVTIDLPFFSKKRQDPKIAARASEATRARLDREAAKRDIAAALDADLADHRMHHEQLGNARSRLVPLAKKRAELDLASYAAGKLDLGTALLSTLALAEAEVDALAREADVARDAIRINYIYGETGR, encoded by the coding sequence ATGCGCCTTTTCTTTGCGGCAGCCGTGCTTGCGCTGCCCACGGCCCTGCACACCGAACCCATGTCGCTCGATGATGCGCTTCGACTGGCGGAAACGCGAGCGCCCGAATTACAAGCCCGAGAAGCCGGGCTCGATGCCGCCCAATCGGCGGCGATCGCCGCCGACCGGCTGCCAGACCCGAAACTCAATATCGTCCTGCAGGATTTCCCTGTCACCGGTCCCGACGCGGGCCGGCTCAACCGCGACGACTTCACGATGCAGGTCATCGGCATCAGTCAGGATTTCCCGAACCCCGCCAAGCGACGCGCGCGCGCGACGCGCGCGCAGGCCGACATCGGAATCGCCCGCGCCGACGAGGCAGTTACCGCGCAGGACGTCCGGCTCGCGACGGCGCTCGCGTGGGTCGATCTCTTCTATGCCAAGAAGCGGCTGAAGGAACTCGAGATGCTAGACGCCGGTCTTGGGGATCTGCAAGCGACCGTGACCGCGCGGCTCGCGAGTGGTGCGGCACGCCCGGCGCAGGCGCTCGAACCCGAACAGCTTCGCGCGGCGGTCAGCGATCGCCGCAGCGCGCTCGCCGCCGAAATCACCCGGGCAAGGGCGCAGCTTGCGCGATTCACGGGCGATCCGGCCGCCGACACGGCGGGCGACCCGCCGCCGCCGATGGTAAACGAAATCGCGCTGCGCGCCGGCATCGACGCCTTGCCGCGGCTGCGCGCGCTCGATGCGCGCGCGCTTGCGGCTGACGCCGAAACGGGCCTCGCGCGCGCCGACAAGCGTCCCGACTGGAGCGTCAATGCGGCCTATGGGCGGCGCGAACCCAATTATGGCGACCTCGTCACGCTTGGCGTCACGATCGACCTGCCCTTCTTCTCGAAGAAGCGGCAGGACCCGAAGATCGCGGCGCGCGCCAGCGAAGCGACGCGCGCGCGCCTCGACCGCGAAGCGGCGAAGCGCGACATCGCCGCGGCGCTCGACGCCGATCTCGCCGACCATCGCATGCATCACGAGCAGCTTGGCAATGCACGGTCGCGGTTGGTCCCGCTTGCAAAGAAGCGCGCCGAACTTGACCTCGCCAGTTACGCCGCCGGGAAGCTCGACCTCGGAACCGCGCTGCTCTCGACGCTCGCGCTGGCCGAAGCCGAAGTCGATGCGCTCGCGCGCGAAGCCGACGTCGCGCGCGACGCGATCCGGATCAATTATATCTATGGGGAGACAGGGCGATGA